One window of Stigmatopora nigra isolate UIUO_SnigA chromosome 14, RoL_Snig_1.1, whole genome shotgun sequence genomic DNA carries:
- the LOC144207581 gene encoding plastin-3-like: MSQEISTEEMEEIRESFQKIDVDSNGYICASELGDLFRDLNCPVPGYRVREIIHKLDRDKDSQISLEEFTAVFRDLKDDRIAQGFRKALNKKEGIVAIGGTSEISSEGTQHSISEQERYAFANFINSVLENDPDCKHVLPINPDTGALFKALADGIVLCKLINQSVPETIDERTINTKKLTAFTTQENLNLALNSASAIGCQVVNIGAQDLKEGKPHLVLGLLWQIIKIGLFADIELSRNEAIAALLEEGESLEELMKLSPEELLLRWANFHLRKVGMSLTNFSGDIKDSKAYFHLLEQIAPDGSKEGVDRVEIDMTGIYEKDLSKRAEYMLQQADSLGCRQFVTATDVVSGNAKLNMAFVATLFNKHPALTKPENQDWNLESETREERTFRNWMNSLGVTPRVNHIYGDLQDAMAILQLYEKSKVTVDWDNRVNMPPFKAIGGGHLKKIENCNYAVELGKKAAGFSLVGIAGQDLNDGNSKLTLALVWQLMRRYTLNLLEDLGDGEVAGEDLIILWVNKTLSEAGKTSSIKSFKDKSLGTSLPVLDLIDAVQPGSVNFELVQKEPTDSDKLKNAKYAISMARKIGAKVYALPEDLVEVNPKMVMTIFACLMGRGMKEV, translated from the exons ATGTCACAAGAGATAAGCACTGAGGAAATGGAGGAGATCAGAGAGAGCTTCCAAAAAATAG ATGTGGACAGCAATGGGTACATCTGTGCTTCTGAACTTGGTGATCTCTTCCGTGATCTCAATTGTCCCGTTCCTGGCTACAGGGTTCGTGAAATCATACACAAACTTGACCGGGATAAAGACAGCCAAATCAGTCTTGAAGAGTTCACTGCT GTTTTTAGGGACTTGAAAGATGACCGTATTGCCCAAGGATTCCGAAAAGCTCTCAACAAGAAGGAAGGCATTGTTGCCATTGGGGGCACCAGTGAAATCTCAAGTGAAGGAACGCAACATTCAATCTCTG AACAAGAGCGCTATGCCTTTGCCAACTTCATTAACTCCGTTTTGGAAAATGATCCAGACTGTAAACACGTGCTGCCCATCAACCCAGACACCGGAGCTCTTTTCAAAGCACTTGCAGATGGCATTGTACTATG cAAACTCATTAATCAATCTGTTCCTGAGACCATTGATGAGCGAACAATTAACACAAAGAAACTCACTGCATTCACTACACAG GAAAATCTGAATTTGGCTCTGAACTCGGCCTCGGCTATTGGCTGCCAAGTTGTCAACATTGGAGCACAAGATCTAAAAGAGGGCAAACCTCATCTAGTCCTTGGCCTCCTCTGGCAAATCATAAAGATCGGACTTTTTGCAGATATCGAGCTGAGCCGCAATGAAG CGATTGCGGCGCTTCTGGAAGAAGGGGAGAGTTTGGAGGAGTTGATGAAACTCAGTCCAGAGGAGTTGTTGCTACGCTGGGCCAATTTCCACCTTAGGAAAGTTGGCATGAGCTTGACAAACTTTTCAGGGGATATTAAG GATTCCAAGGCTTATTTCCACTTATTGGAGCAGATTGCACCAGATGGCAGCAAAGAGGGCGTGGATCGAGTCGAAATTGATATGACTGGAATCTAT GAAAAAGATCTTTCCAAGAGAGCGGAGTATATGCTGCAACAAGCAGACAGTCTTGGCTGTCGACAGTTTGTGACGGCTACCGATGTCGTATCTGGAAATGCAAAACTTAACATGGCCTTTGTGGCCACGCTCTTCAACAAGCACCCTGCTCTCACTAAACCAGAGAACCAAGATTGGAATCTTGAGA gTGAGACCAGAGAGGAGAGAACATTCAGGAACTGGATGAACTCTTTAGGAGTTACTCCACGTGTTAACCACATCTATGG TGATCTGCAGGATGCCATGGCTATTCTCCAACTGTATGAAAAAAGTAAGGTGACAGTAGATTGGGACAACAGAGTTAACATGCCTCCGTTCAAAGCAATAGGAggaggtcatttaaaaaag ATAGAAAACTGTAACTATGCTGTGGAGCTGGGAAAGAAAGCTGCTGGTTTCTCCTTAGTGGGAATCGCAGGACAGGACCTCAATGACGGGAATTCAAAACTCACCCTTGCGTTGGTATGGCAGCTGATGAGAAG GTACACGTTAAATCTTCTGGAAGACCTCGGCGATGGAGAAGTGGCAGGAGAGGATTTAATAATATTGTGGGTGAACAAAACTTTGTCAGAGGCCGGAAAGACTTCTTCTATCAAAAGTTTTAAG GACAAGTCACTTGGTACAAGTCTTCCAGTTTTGGACCTAATCGATGCCGTTCAACCAGGGAGTGTGAACTTCGAACTGGTGCAAAAAGAGCCGACAGATAGCGACAAACTTAAGAATGCCAA GTACGCCATTTCCATGGCAAGGAAGATCGGTGCAAAGGTTTACGCTCTGCCTGAGGACTTGGTGGAGGTCAACCCCAAGATGGTGATGACTATCTTTGCCTGCCTTATGGGTAGAGGCATGAAGGAGGTGTGA